A segment of the Anguilla anguilla isolate fAngAng1 chromosome 6, fAngAng1.pri, whole genome shotgun sequence genome:
CACTTACACACCCTGCTTATccctcacccacacccccccccaaaaaaaaaatacagttaaaaaatTCCTCTGGCGAGTTGTGCTAAAGTACTCCCACGGCAGTTTTTAACATCACCAAAATCATTGCTATTCACACAGgaataatattttctattgttaaaaaaaaaaaaaaatcttttcataaTTTAACAAGATGCATCAACTGACAAGATGGCCATCATCAGTGCCCTGACATATAGGGAATTTACACAACTGCAAAATGGTgatgatggggggagggggggggggcgggggcggcgggtgACTCACTAATTACATATATGTTCAAAACCCAACACTGCTCCCATCTGGAAGAATTAAAAAACGATCCCATCCCTGTGCGGACTGGTACGTGGTGAGCCGAAAACTTCCAGCTGCGTTGAGCCGGTAGCACTCAGCGAGCTCGGCTCTCATTCGGCCCAAGCCTGCATAGCCAATCAGCGACGTCGCCGATGAGGCACGGAGACGGAGATGCTATTGGGCGAGCAGCGCCTGTGTGGATGGAGCTACAGAGCACGCCCTCTGAAGCGCGTCCTGGCTTTCCGTCACATTCGCATGCAGCAGTTACCCCGGCACAAGGAACGGCACGTGTAATCCGGGCCGATTGGCTAGGGCATGTCACAGTCGACCCCTAGGAGGGGTACACCACTCAAATGCCAATGGCTGTAGAGACCCTGGGGAGTCATTCCATTACTATGTCGTCATAGTTCCGTATTTTAGCAGATGAATAAAATTTGGTGTCAGTTTTTAAACACTGGCCTTAATTTCAGAATAATACCCatcttgattaaaaaaaaggcatctcccacaatgcacctgtaactttttttttcagaagcacCTGACTGACaacctgtttgtttattttttcgttttttttaaaaattggtagCCATGTCAACAAATTATCTGTGCTTGAGATGACCGATGGACGATGATGACCAAATGCTTCCTTCAATCAGCAAAAATGGCCCATGGAGACCATCGTGGAAAGACACACCTTCCTAAGCATGTCAAGAAATGTGGATTTAAATCGATGACACTCCTCCcagccattgtgacatcagctgaAGCTCCGCCCAACTCATGCAGCCACATTCGGGAAGAAGAAAGCAGGCCAAAATTCCCTTTGTTTTGACGAATATATTTGAGCATcaacaatttgtttttgtttttttttgtaaatggggcagtatataaaaaaaagaaagcaaatgacTATAACTACACCTCTACACCAGACCTCCGCGGCACAAGGTTAGAACACAATCTCTGAGATACCCCACAGATCTGCCCCACCGTTACTGGTGTCTAATCCGACCCGGGGTCACCCAATCCCATGTCACCTTGACAACCGACTCACAGCTGGCCTATGGGATGCTTAGCGGAGCACCACTCACCAAAGTCTTTCTTTctgcagtcaaaaaaaaaaaaaaaaccttttcatgaCACAATGTCATTAACAAATGTAACCAAaactggagaggggaggggaaaaaaaaagtgaaaatgacaaCGTGTTGTTTGagaacagctttaaaaaaaaaaaaaaaaaggtcctgGAAATTCATGTCATGTGACCTTACATGTTGGAACTCCCTGAAAcacaggggtggagggggtcCTCAGCTGCTCAGCTGTACGCCGACCCACTGCGCTCAAGCCCCCGATTTCGCTCGACATTCGGTGAGAACCTCAACCAGGCCGGCTGAACGCTTCACGGCAACGTGGTACGTCGGCATGTTCAGTTGAAATGAGGACGGCCACCTGTTAAGACAGAGACCAGCGGCTTGCGAGAAcacagattgggggggggggggggcggggggaggaggggagcggAAGAGGCTGTGGTCTGCACGTTCTTCCTAGGTCCGAAGTCAGAGATAAGGAGAGGCGGAGGGGCGAGGGGGACTGGAGGAGGACGGAGGCCCTAATTTCTCTCCTGCACAAAGACAGTCTCCTGTGGAcacagccccgcctcctgcagCGTGATGTCATAGTCCAAGTGGGACAGCTTCCGTCGGGGGAAGTTGGTGACCAGTTCAAAGCGCTCGTTGGGGTAGCCTTTCGACTGCACGTGCTTCACCAGCGCCTACgggaagagagagggtgggTCAACCGGGTAACAGGCACACCTGACCTGATTTAAAACGCTACACCTGTTGCGTGTGACGTACTAGCCAAAGTGCACGCGCAGCTGCTCTGGcatacgcaaaaaaaaaaaaaaaaaaaaattaaaaaattaaaaaagaaagattaatTCCACATTTGATGATATGCCAGCCATACATTTTACGAAGGGGAGggtcacagaaaacacactgtCTCATTAAGCGGGTCTGGACAGTTTGGAGACTACCAGCGACAAATTACTCCCCCGCCCAGCTCCCCACCCGGCAGTCAGCAGATTCAATCCAAGtccatttgtgatgtcacaggctctGGCTCTCCGGCTGCAGGGGATGCGACGCACAGAGAAACCTGCTCTAACGGGTCAAGCCTCTGGGTGGGTGTGGCCCGTTACTGCCACGTTTCAGGAGAGGGTCGGGGCACGCCTCACCTCCGCACACCGGCGTCCAGGTGCAGGTGGATGTAAGTGCACCTGTGCCGCGGTCGGCAGGTGGGAACGGCACAGGTAAATTACCGTCTTACCGCGAGCGGTGCGCCCTTACCTGTCGCCAACACCGCTGCTCTGCGCGCCGACCTGACATCTGAACTTTGACCCCGGCACACTCAACATTCCGACTGAGTGGTGGCAAGGTGGGTCCCTGTTCTTGGCGCTCAGTGAGAGAGCCTTACTGTACGCCACAGCGCCTCAACACCATCTTACACAGTGCGCAGTGACATTTTCTGCAGTCTCGTCCTCGTTTCCACATCCGTGCGCAGTGACACATCAACACGATCATGCTCAGTAATGAATGatccgtggaaaaaaaaaaaagaagagacttcactgtaattcctacatttcCCAGAGAACCCCAGCTCCCGGTGCAGAAGCTCCTTCACTCACCATGAGCTTGGCCTGCGTGGACATAGTGATCTGCTCCCTCTGGCCATCTGGGTACCGAAGCATCAACCGGGCCTTCGGACCTGCAACAGTCAGTCAGCGGCGAAACCAATTACTCAGTTACTTGTACTTGCTGCCAGACACACAACTGGGCTTTCTGAGCGATTTTACTGATTTCTTTGTActgatcattttttattttatttttttaaaatttgtatttcagtattctgtatttttatcttttcaattcTTTGTAATTGCTTTGATCTTAGTGCtgaatgtaaagcactttgagctacattttatgtatgataggtgctatataaataaagctcattattattattattattataacattcGGAAAACACATACGCTGCAAATAATCATCATGCTCTGCTTGGGACCGGTTTTGTTGGAAAGCGTGATCTGAATTAGCCGACGCCCGGGTTCTGTACCGTTGTCGTCGGGCTGGTCCAGGTGGGCCGGCTCGTCGGCGCCGGTCTCGGCGGGGGCCGGGCCGGAGTTCTGGGCCCGCGACCCGGCGAAGGGCTCCGGGGTGGCGGCCGGCGAGCTCTCCGGCGGCTCCAGGTGGTTCTTCTTGTTCTCCTCCTTCCTGTGGCTGGACTCCTTGTGCGGAGACCTCCTGTGGCGGGCGGGGCTGTccggccgggggggcggggtggcccgcggtggggggagggcgtggccgccggagggcccctcccccccctcgtcgtcgtcgtcgtcgtcgtcgtccgACCCGTCCACGGAGATGAGCCCCTCGCTGTCGGAGAAGGGCTCGGCCTCGGAGTCGTCCTCCGAGCGCGACTCGGCGTGGTCCGGGTTCGACTCGTAGTGCGTCTCCTGCAGCGACGCCCGGATCGCCGCCTCCAGCTGGCTGTCCTCGCTGGCGTCAATCAAACTctcctgggggggcggggtcagggaaGAGGaacaaaatgagagagagacttttgATGTGCCTTCTTTGAATGGCAAAAACACTTTACACAGTCACCTCAAAACCTACCCCAACCCCATATTTTACGAACCCAAATCTCCCAcccctagagagagagagagagagagagagagagagagagagagagagagagagagagagagagagagagagagagagagagagagagagagagagagagagagagagagagagagagagagagagagagagagagagagagagagagagagagagagagagagagagagagagagagagagagaccaagggAACTAGGTAGAGGGAAGTAAAGAAggagaatgaaaaagaaaaagaaaataagagtgATAGATGAAGGTATggtctgtttggttttttttggggtgggggcagagggggcaaGTAGGCACTGACAATAGTGCATTGGATGGATGTTCATGATCATTATTATCAACCAAAATTagctgtaagggggggggggcgggaggggaaaagaatgaggaaataaaagtgatagaaatgaaaaacacaaagtgGGGGAAAAGTGAGAAAAGACCAAGAGGAAGAAtatggactgggggggggggggggggggactcacggAGCGCGCGCGTTTCGCGGGCGGGGGGCGACTGGACAGCCCGTCGAGCTGACCGTGCTCGCTCAGGAACCCCGACACCTGCTCCAGGAAGGAGGCCACGTCCAGCTGGTTCCACTCCACCATCTTCTGGCCTGGAGGTGACACAGGGGTCGTGGGTCAAGGGTCAGCATGGCATCTAAAAAAGTCACGTGCAACACATCTCGAATTGAAGCATTAGTCATCTgtacagggagggggggtcaccTGTACGGGGGTCCAGTATGGAGATATAGGGAAACTTATTCAGTTTGTAGAACTGGATATACCTCTG
Coding sequences within it:
- the ubxn7 gene encoding UBX domain-containing protein 7 translates to MAALGDASAPGLNGLIQQFTAITGATESVGKHMLEACDNNLEMAVTMFLDGGGIAEEPSTSSSSAGASSSRLPLPEDEVRAPIPQKQDILVEPEPLFGVPKRRRPARSIFDGFRDFQTETIRQEQELRNGSAVDKKLSTLADLFRPPIELMHKGSFETAKDCGQLENKWLMINIQNVQDFSCQCLNRDVWSNNAVRTIIREHFIFWQVYHDSEEGQRYIQFYKLNKFPYISILDPRTGQKMVEWNQLDVASFLEQVSGFLSEHGQLDGLSSRPPPAKRARSESLIDASEDSQLEAAIRASLQETHYESNPDHAESRSEDDSEAEPFSDSEGLISVDGSDDDDDDDDEGGEGPSGGHALPPPRATPPPRPDSPARHRRSPHKESSHRKEENKKNHLEPPESSPAATPEPFAGSRAQNSGPAPAETGADEPAHLDQPDDNGPKARLMLRYPDGQREQITMSTQAKLMALVKHVQSKGYPNERFELVTNFPRRKLSHLDYDITLQEAGLCPQETVFVQERN